A region of the Hemitrygon akajei chromosome 11, sHemAka1.3, whole genome shotgun sequence genome:
TAAGGGGAACAATGTAGCTTTCTGTTCTTTTAATCTTGTTTCTATGCCGATTAACTAACTATCATTTCCTAACTTATGCTTTTCATAATTCTAGGCCAGTTCCCTATATGATTGTTTTGTCACTAGGATATGTATGTCCCTGTTTCATTCTGTTTCTCTGGAGGTTTAGGAAAGGGTCTAATGTGTCTTTCTTGATTCTTTTTAAGAAAATGAGTATCCCTCTATTTTGGGTTCATGTTGGTCCAGCTCTTCTTTTAAGAAAAGTCAAGACCCAGCAGAAGAAAGCAAGGAAAATAATTCTACCATAACCTTCAGCATTGAGCCAGATATTATTAGGAATTCAAATGAGTCTTTAATGGACATCTGCAAAAGTGTTGACTCTTTAGCTCAACCCTGCAATCCCGCAGTTGAAGAAATTAACCCCATCACAAGGACAGAACGTGGAGTTCAAAGTCGTCTGAAACTAAGAAAAAAGAGGTCATGCAAAGTATTGAAAAGAGCATGTGAATTAACCAGTGATTCAGATGAACCTTTGACCACCAGTGGAGAGCCTTGTGTGAAAAAAATGGAAACTCTGGATCCACTCATCAGTAACAGAGTCATCAATGTCTCCCAGACTCTTGATAGATGTGTTGAAGAGAACACAAAGCTCGAATCTAAAGGCAACTCAGCATTGTTAACAAATGGAGCACCGGAAATAGAAGATAATTGTGTGATTACACCCAACACCAGAATAGCAAGTGACTCTAATCCTCACTATCATGAAGGCAAGTCCTCAGGAGGGGCAATGTGCAGTACTGAAGCTTGCTCTTCAGCAGTGCTGACTGAAGATGCTGCACTGCAAGAAGCAAAGCCAAATTGTTCTAAGGACCCTAGTGAAGCTTCTGAATCCAACCTTAAGGGTGAGGCAATTATAGTAGAACCAGTTGAGCAGCAAGCAGGTACCACTGTGTGTAGGTCTCCAGGAGATAGCCAACTGAAATCTTGTACACTTGTTGAAGGACTTCTCTTTCCTGTCGAGTACTACGTTCGGACAACTCGCCGTATGACCAGTTGTCAGCGACAGGTGGATCTGGACGCAGTGATTCATAGCCAGTTGGGAAAGTCCAGAAATGGGGGGAAAGGAAGACCCAGGAAATTCACACATAACCACAGCAGTCCTGTAGAAGGCACCCCAAAGGGTGAAGCAGAGACCTGTGATACGTTATTACTTTTTAATAGTCAGGAAGGTGATGGCAGAGAATCTGGTTCAACTTCCTTGCAGCCTACCCTGCAAGATCCTTCTAATGTGAGTGATAATTCCCAGAGCACTAAATCAAGCCAAAGGAGAGGAAGAAAAAGAGGCAGAAGAGAAAGTACAAAATTCCAGCTCACTGATTTTCCACAGAACTCTGTGGAGAAGAATTCAAATGACCACAGAGTTCCCAATGACATTCAGATTGCTCTGCCTTCTGATGTTCAGGGTGAAGATGACATCAAgaggaatgaaattaatacatGCCAGACAATGCCTGACTCTAATGAACTCTATGGAGAAACTGAAAATAACACGAATAGTCATCACTTTTCAGGGACTACTAACTTTAATCTAAATAATTCCAGCCTATTGCAAAACAAAGCCAATGAACAAGTAGAACCACTACAGAAATCTAACGCAATTCAGACTAACGATGTGTTGATAAAACCTTGTAAAGAAGTCACAAATGACCTGTTGATAGCACAAGTTAAATCTGCAGTGAGTATGCCTGAGCTATCAAGCACAAATAGTGATATTGACAGTCAGGACATGATCCCGGAAACTCAGCAGGATTTTTCTGATGACGCTGCCTTGAAGCAACATTTAAGTAAGACAAGGTGGTCACTTCCGTTAGGAGTTGACTTGGACCGAGAGAAGACAGAGCTGCCAGTGTCTCAGCCCAGGAGGAGAGTGAAGCTCTCAGGAGGTGAGCACCAAATACACTGTTTTGTTGgacttgaattgacttgactGCTGTTGTCATGCATGATTCGTTCTGAAAACTGACATTCTTGTTAAATGAGTgcaaagttcatttatttttgattagaaaaaagtttaaaaaaacattttattttcatGCAGTCTTGCATAATCTCTGAAAAACACTTCACGGCCACTGGAAGCCTTTAAGTATAGTGACTGTTCTCTACAGACGTGTCTAAAACCAGAGAGTTTGCAATAATCCACAGATGAGCAGAAAATAGAATGGTTCATTGTGTCATCTAAGAGAGTAAGCACACATTGCCATTTAATCAGTCCCTCAAAGTTTTTTTCTACCTAAACCAAAAGTCAGATGTATTTTTCTCTTCAATAAATATGCAATTTGATTTCTTTAAACTAAAAAATGAGATCTCTGTAGGACCGTTACCATTAGTTGGGAGAATGAGTTCAacagccgtgaggtaatgttgcagctctataaagctggctagaccacacttggggtcttgtgttcagttctggtcatctcataataggaaggatgtggaagctttagggagggtgcagagaagattcaccaggatgctgcctggattacagagcaggTCTTACAAGAAAAGGCTGgataagctagggcttttctctttggactgaaggaggatgagaggtgtataagatgatatgaggcatagatagagtggacagcccatgcctttttcccagatggcagtgATTAATACAAAGGGGAGTATGGGGGGGGAATGTTAACAGtagatttttttacacagagagtggtaagtacatggaactcactgccaggggagatggtagaggcagatatatttgtGACATTGAAGGGACACTTTGATAGgaagatggatgatagaaaaatggagggttatgtgggagggaagggttagattgacctgaGAGTAGGTTATAAGGGTGGCACAACATCAggagccaaagggcttgtactctGTTATATTATTTATGTTCTATTACAATTCTGAAGGATTTTTTTAATGGTTCTTACAGACACTGTAAATCTAAATGATTAGAAACTGGAAActtgcactatttattatttatttttaatttttttatttggaAGTACAGCTCAGAACAGGTCCAACAAGccatactgcccagcaacccacctatttaacactagcctaatcacaggacgatttacaatgaccaactaacctacgaACCAGTGCatccttagactgtgggaggaaacctggagcacccaaaggaaaccctcAGGAAgaatctacaaactccttactgacagcactggaattgaactccagaatgccctgagctgtctTTTAAAAGATCTCAGTGACAGCATAATACATTAATTCACTACACTGTGAGATGGTGGGTGTTGTATGAAAATTCccagagataaatatttaaaacttCTTAGAGAATGCTTATCTTAGCATGTGGCTCACCTGTTAAATGATTTACCTTCTTTTCCTTTGTGTGTAGGAATCCTATTAAGAATAAACTATAGTACAGTTGTGGGTAGGCTATTTTGCTCAAGCGGTCTTTTCCCGCCTGCCAGTTTTTTGCTAACTTTTCTGTTTTCTGAAGTAATGGAAGTTGTATTGTCCCAATAGGTAATAGCTATCGTAGAACACGTGGAAGCTCCAGGAAGATCTCTAAATACAGGACACTAGTGTGTTCAGAACCATTACTCTCTGTTAAAAAAACTATCGTCAAAAGGTTATTTCACAGCCAGCAAGTCCAAGATTTTGACCTTCCAGAGGAGGAGTATGGTCAACTTAAAGAAAAGCTAAGAACAGAAGCATTAAAGAAATCACTCGTGGAGAAGAATAATAGGGACACAGTGCCCGGAAAAAAATCCTGTGTACTAGAAACTACAGAGAACGTTGAGGAGTCTCACCTACAAAGTAAGATGGCTTATTTCTAAATTTCTAAGGCAAGTGCTTCCAATATTCTAATGCAAATAGTTAGCAGTTGAAATGGCCAGTATTTAGCTTTCCTTTCATCTGTATTTAGCTTTTTTCTTCATCTGCCAAGTTAGCCTTTCCAGTAAGTTCACATACTTTAAACAGTAGTACTTCAATTGGTTCATCATCTTTATTCTGAGAAGCTAATTGGCCCCAGTGTATACAAAGCACACTCTACACGGCTCACTTTCTTTGTACACATTAAATACAGGCAATTTACCAACATAACTGTGAAGTGTACAATCTCTAGTAGCTTGGTATAATCTTTTAACAATGGCAGATTACACAAACTTAAAGTTGGATTCAGCTGATCGCTCCTCCTTCAGAAACTAAAGTTTGAGATTGACATTTGAGATTAGTTAAGCTCCAACTGGAGTTCTAATAACAGCAAGAAAAAATATAATTTCCTGCATGTACAGTTTGCGTGCAGTCCACTTGTGAGGCCATAAGTTCAattgtgaaaataaatgaaacaatCGGATTAATGACTAGTGTATTACTACAGTGGTTAAGTAGTTACAAGTACTGGCAAAGTAAATTTGTCAATTATTTTAA
Encoded here:
- the palb2 gene encoding partner and localizer of BRCA2, which produces MESSLKKSLSLETREQLRERLALLKKEYAKTVYKLQCAEKAERIQNHVTKNIVHQNQLQEEQITSQLAVENEYPSILGSCWSSSSFKKSQDPAEESKENNSTITFSIEPDIIRNSNESLMDICKSVDSLAQPCNPAVEEINPITRTERGVQSRLKLRKKRSCKVLKRACELTSDSDEPLTTSGEPCVKKMETLDPLISNRVINVSQTLDRCVEENTKLESKGNSALLTNGAPEIEDNCVITPNTRIASDSNPHYHEGKSSGGAMCSTEACSSAVLTEDAALQEAKPNCSKDPSEASESNLKGEAIIVEPVEQQAGTTVCRSPGDSQLKSCTLVEGLLFPVEYYVRTTRRMTSCQRQVDLDAVIHSQLGKSRNGGKGRPRKFTHNHSSPVEGTPKGEAETCDTLLLFNSQEGDGRESGSTSLQPTLQDPSNVSDNSQSTKSSQRRGRKRGRRESTKFQLTDFPQNSVEKNSNDHRVPNDIQIALPSDVQGEDDIKRNEINTCQTMPDSNELYGETENNTNSHHFSGTTNFNLNNSSLLQNKANEQVEPLQKSNAIQTNDVLIKPCKEVTNDLLIAQVKSAVSMPELSSTNSDIDSQDMIPETQQDFSDDAALKQHLSKTRWSLPLGVDLDREKTELPVSQPRRRVKLSGGNSYRRTRGSSRKISKYRTLVCSEPLLSVKKTIVKRLFHSQQVQDFDLPEEEYGQLKEKLRTEALKKSLVEKNNRDTVPGKKSCVLETTENVEESHLQMSPESLSCMELSSTPEKPENNNNSRVQKIPKNTSGRKPSCSILLSTPQATSDHQHDQYAGSPAFPSLGFTPVSGATGCSPVFSQRSCGNPNSPQTATLLHGLEDVGNCEQRSQSAVGKASQPHLTQPSPIIKEGSPCAFSGRELLNNKDEEDLNYKGGMTVSQQEMPNDEYTEEFSKMVVEEKDDGLSPALATMKLEQKLEKQMLQLISKIQNPSTSCIIDLCTVCWTVKETRTSCIACACETAVLLWAPQQLNQWINIGAWTFDEVPIIELIPVPDAVNILCVAFGSLEIREVKVLHSTVKGCLEHSLLQAGDINAVLGLPGRRLVCSYGTLQSQSIEVNTLSEEGRSERPMQLVPPNEMVLAFSKVEGQSEALIGSTIMSNIIIWNLKTGHLLKRIHLSESYPGTVCQKAYSQSGVLFIILSHRYIGTCEGSVGGQVCVLRTVAVNPMNGKSRPVMSYTIPVECSGRYVDGGVKGQSIAAVVTPGTLVLWDVLSGHISAIHEPSGDWSLFHWAEEDLCLLAKKNDSTVYVYKCS